The Phormidium yuhuli AB48 DNA window AGCGCCGATAACATCACCACTGGAATATCAGAGTCTTGCCGCAGTTGTCGGCATACCTGACAGCCATTGATTTGCGGTAGCATCACGTCTAAAACCACTAAATCCACCGGGTGCTTCTCGCAGAAGGCCAAGGCATCACGACCATCGCCCACCGTTGCCACATCATAGCCGGCCATAGATAAGCGCATATCCAACATTTGCCGAATGGCGGCGTCATCATCAACAACTAGGATTTTCGCTTTTGACTTTTTCAAAACCTGATCCCCTCTCCCTTCCCAGGCTCGCCCCTGTCTTAACTAACGGGGTGAGTCGTAATAGCCAGGATGAAACCGCCACAGGAAACCCAACCCGAAACTGAGTTCGGGATGACAGGTACACTGTGGCTTTAACCCTGACCTGTGCTAATTTTTATAACAAATGTTTTCAAAATGTTATCATTTGTGACGTAAAGGGGTCAAGTTCTCAGCAAAGGAAAAATGGCTGAAATCTTTATTCAGAGGTTTTTCTGGATGAACGCTGTCGAAATTGTCCTCACGCAAAGCCTCGATTCTCTCTCAGCTTCCGGGAGATTTCCATACAAAACTTTGCATAAATAGGGGTTGACAAAGTTGCGTCATTATAGTTAAAAGAGTCAGCGCTGGTGACATGGGCAACCTGAATACTGCTGCAATGGAGAAAGCTGGATGTCACAATAGAGCCAGATATTTGTTCTTGATCTGATACGGTCCTGATTCGCCTGTGACTTTACCCAAGCCTCCCCACCATCAGCAACGGTCGACTCCTCCAACGGAGATGCCGCCGAGTCAAACCCAACCCCAAACCCTATTGGGGAACGTCACTCAAGTGGCGAAACAGCTTCATGCCAAAGTTAACTTTGGGCAACTGGCTCTCAACCCAAAAGCACGAGTGCCAGAACTTTGGGTGCAAACCGCTGGGGAGGACGATGCACAGATTTATCCCCTGGTGGGCGATCGCTATCTCTTGGGGCGATCATCTCAATGTGACATGGTTGTTCCCACGCCTCTCGTCAGCAAAACCCACTTTTCCCTCAGTCGTGATAGCCGGGAAGGCAAACGCCACTTCGTCCTGCGAGATGAAGGCTCCACCAACGGCATCTATATTGGTAAACGTCGCCTACGGAAACTGCAACTGCAACATGGGGATGTCCTAACCCTGGGCCCGCCAGATTTAGCGGATGCCGTGCGAGTTCAGTTTTACGATCCCCCCCCCTGGTACGTGCGGGGTTTTCGCTGGAGCCTCTATGGTGTTTCAGGAGTCTGTGTCTTAGCCACCCTATTCGTGTTGGCGGAATGGCAAAAATTTACCGTGCGTCCCCTGCCTCGCTCCATTACCGGGCCCACCATCGTCTATTCCCGAGATGCAGAGCGGCCCCTACGGGAACCCTACAGCACCACCCATGTGGAACATCCCAGCTTGACGCAATTTGGTAATTATCTCCCCAACGCCGTGATTGCCTCGGAAGATAGTCGCTTCTTCTGGCACTTAGGGGTTGATCCGATTGGGGTGCTGCGGGCCATGATCGCCAACCTGCGCGGAGGGGGCATTCGGGAAGGAGCCAGTACCCTAACCCAACAACTGGCTCGCAGTCTCTATCGGGACTATGTCGGAACTGAAGACTCAGCGGGCCGGAAATTGCGGGAGATGATCGTGGCCCTAAAGCTCGAAACCTTTTACAGTAAGGATGATTTGTTACTGACCTATCTCAATCAGGTCTTTTTGGGCATTGATTTATATGGTTTTGAGGATGCGGCGCGCTTTTATTTTGGCAAGTCCACCCAGGAGTTAACTCTCTCAGAAGCTGCCACCCTAGCTGGGATTTTGCCCGCGCCCAACCGCTTTAACCCCATTCAGAACTATGAGTTAGCTCTACAATACCGCAATCGTGTTATTGAACGGATGCGGGCCTTGGGTAAAATTTCTCAGGAGGAAGCCGATCGGGCCCGGCGATCGCGCATTGAAATCAATCCTGAAGCCCGGGAAATTCTCGAAAGTACCGTTGCTCCCTATTTCTACGATCATGTTTTTGTCGAACTTGAGCAACTCCTCGGTTACGAACTGGCCCGGGAAGGCAACTTTATTGTGGAAACGGGCCTGAATCCTGACTTGCAAGAGCAAGCCGAGCAGAGTTTACAGGACTATGTTCGTACCGTCGGCAATCAGTTAGGGGTATCTCAAGGGGCACTCGTGTCCCTGGATTATCGCACTGGGGAAATTGTCGCCCTAGCCGGGGGGGTAGATTATCGGAGCAGTCAGTATAACCGGGCCACCCAAGCTCGGCGACAACCCGGCTCTACGTTTAAAGTCTTTCCCTTCGCTGAGGCCCTCAATCAAGGCATCAGTCCAGGGACGGTGTTCTCCTGTCAACCCCTTACCTGGCAAGGGCAATCCTTCCGTCCCTGTGAACGCAGTGGCGGTGATATCAATATGTATCAGGGGATGGCCCAGTCAGAGAATGTGGTGGCCCTACGGATTGCTCGCGAGGCGGGACTCAATAATGTGGTCCGTTTAGCACGAGAATTTGGCATTCGCTCCGAGTTAAATCCAGTTCCTGGGTTAGCCTTGGGTCAAAGTGAGGTGAGTTTATTAGAAATTACCGGCGCCTATAGCATTTTTGCCAATCAGGGCCGCTGGAACCGTGGCCATGCGATTCGCCGCATTTTGGACAGCAGCGATTGTAGTAATCCTGATGATTTCCAAACTTGTCGGGTGATTTATGATTATGCTGAGCAAGAACCCACGGATCAAGCGGTCGTCTCCCCGCAGGTAGCCGGGATTATGACGGACTTGTTGCGAGGGGTGGTGCAGTCGGGAACCGGTACAGCAGCGGCTTTTGGGGCTGGAGAGGTGGGCAAAACGGGAACCACCGACTTCGCCGTCGATTTGTGGTTTATTGGCTATGTTCCCCAACGCGCTCTCGTCACGGGAGTCTGGTTAGGGAATGATGACAATAGCCGCACCTATGGGAGTAGCAGTCATGCGGCGGAACTCTGGCGCAGTTATATGAGTGGCGCGGTGGAATAATGGGGGTGGAGTCAGTTCGGTTCGGGAATAATCAGTTTGCGGTAGGATTTCATGAGTTGGCTTTTGGAGCGGTGCGATCGCCCACTGTCGAAGCCCGATAACTCTTTGACATACTGCCCAATCCAGTTATTCACCGTCGTCTGCGCCCCCAATTCTTCTGCCAAGCCATGGTACTGGGCCAGCCATTGCGGGTTGGCTTCGATGGCCATGCAGACATGCTCAATCAAATCTTCATCGGGGGGAGACGTGAAACAAT harbors:
- a CDS encoding transglycosylase domain-containing protein; amino-acid sequence: MPPSQTQPQTLLGNVTQVAKQLHAKVNFGQLALNPKARVPELWVQTAGEDDAQIYPLVGDRYLLGRSSQCDMVVPTPLVSKTHFSLSRDSREGKRHFVLRDEGSTNGIYIGKRRLRKLQLQHGDVLTLGPPDLADAVRVQFYDPPPWYVRGFRWSLYGVSGVCVLATLFVLAEWQKFTVRPLPRSITGPTIVYSRDAERPLREPYSTTHVEHPSLTQFGNYLPNAVIASEDSRFFWHLGVDPIGVLRAMIANLRGGGIREGASTLTQQLARSLYRDYVGTEDSAGRKLREMIVALKLETFYSKDDLLLTYLNQVFLGIDLYGFEDAARFYFGKSTQELTLSEAATLAGILPAPNRFNPIQNYELALQYRNRVIERMRALGKISQEEADRARRSRIEINPEAREILESTVAPYFYDHVFVELEQLLGYELAREGNFIVETGLNPDLQEQAEQSLQDYVRTVGNQLGVSQGALVSLDYRTGEIVALAGGVDYRSSQYNRATQARRQPGSTFKVFPFAEALNQGISPGTVFSCQPLTWQGQSFRPCERSGGDINMYQGMAQSENVVALRIAREAGLNNVVRLAREFGIRSELNPVPGLALGQSEVSLLEITGAYSIFANQGRWNRGHAIRRILDSSDCSNPDDFQTCRVIYDYAEQEPTDQAVVSPQVAGIMTDLLRGVVQSGTGTAAAFGAGEVGKTGTTDFAVDLWFIGYVPQRALVTGVWLGNDDNSRTYGSSSHAAELWRSYMSGAVE